The following nucleotide sequence is from Clupea harengus chromosome 17, Ch_v2.0.2, whole genome shotgun sequence.
tgtgtgtgtgtgtgtgtgtgagagagtgtgtgtgtgtgtccacgcctTGAAGCTTAAGTTGGgcacacatataaacagaaCGAAGAGTCAATATGCGTATGGGGGCAAGTTAACGCCAGCTTAGAGCTACAGAGCGCTTGCTGAAGGCAGACGAAAGATTCTCATGCaaagacgacacacacacacacacacacacgggtgacGCATTTCCCGGTTTCAGCCTTTAATCTGCCGCTGgctttatctccctctttcacttctCACACAACCTTTACACACAGCCAGCACTCCTGTAAGCattccgctgtgtgtgtgtgtgtgtgtgtgtgtgtgtgtgtgtgtgtgtgtgtgtgtgtgtgtgcagcctaaTCTCAGGTGTAAGTGAATTTGCTGTCTAGCACTGTCAGGCAGGGCCTCCTGCTCAGACTGAGGCTTCCTCTGTGGCGTCAACGAACACTTCCTGTGATGGACACCCCCAACGTCAGacatcagaggagaggagaggaaaagaggagaggagaggagagacagagaggagaggacaggagaggagaggagggagaggagaggagaggagaggacaggagaggagaggagggagagaagaggagaggagacaggagaggagaggagaggacaggagaggagaggaaagagaggagagagaggagaggagaggagaggagaggggaggggagggaggggaggagaggggaaagacatgataaagagatgagaaaggagagaggtaaaaagagggagggaggagggtgagAAGAGCGGCGGAGGAAATGAcatgggaaaagagagagaaaaggaacaaaaggcagaagcaatgaagagaaagaggaggaggggattgcaggtgagaggagaaaaaaaatgatagactgatagaggaaggaggggaaaaaggaaTGCAGAGGttgatggaggagtggagaggagaggagaggagagaagagagagagggactgacgGCGCTGAGGAGACTTACCTTGGGCCTTTGCCACATCCGATGCGTTCCCCCTTGAAGTAGACGGCCACAGTATAGGTCCTGGCATGAGACGGCCCTACTGTCTGCAGTGtcctgtagaacacacacacacacacacacacacacacacacacacagacagacagacagacagacagacagacagacagacagacagacagacagacagacagacagacagacagaatcagAATAAGCTGCAAcagcataaaaaaagaaaggtgtAGCTAGgtatagagagggagacagggtaaataacacagggaaaaaaagaacagtagAAGGAGGTAAAGAAGGAGAGacgggaagagacagagagggcctcatttactaacaggattgcgcccatttcaggcgtaaaatagcgggtaaagacataaaaccgtatttccaaaggaggcacacctgagtaaaagcgcagattaccgctgctgggagggtataagggaaagtgggtgttcgtcgcaaagagaatgggaggagatgcgtaaagtgcgcctaattgtgtattagtaacgaaacaagaggtgtttcagcatgacatatcagctgctaaatgaaaactatgtgcctgcgagaaataataaaaaaaaaaaaacgaacatcagaaatgttattttttttttaatgtttatttttgatatataatttaatataggcatatacaaactgtcccaccagctagctgttacccagaatcaccgctcattgtatggtttaaaccgtattttcacttatagttcaagcacaccgagtacagtgcactaGTGATGGAAAGTTCGGATCATTTTACCGACTCGGTTCTTTGAATctcgttcagtaaaatgaacgaatcttttttcgagtcattcgttaattttcggggggggggtggtaagataaattcctgcattaaaataatgtatcatgacagtctggatgatttgaagtgatcctttattttcacactagcattcaattatcacggcataACTATTACGCTGAACTCTAAGTAAAGtactaaaaagttaaaataacgaaacctgtaattattacctgtgaaggaatatcattcacgtcttactaaacctagccacgcgaaagtgaacgaggtaaacaaatcctttctgtttcctcttctgagcgcaggtcacgtgaaaaatgatcctaagatccgtatccgaagacccagtcaaaatgaacgaatcatttctgttttctctaccaggtgctgagcctatgcaggtcacgtgaaaaatgaacgatgaacgatgaacgatgaacgaatcattgatctactcgctaccagtgctgagcctatgcaggtcacgtgaaaaatgaacgatgaacgatgaacgaaagatttacccgaagactcggttggcagatgaacgaaacattgacccgaagacacggtcgggaggtgaacgattcgttcatctgccggatacagatctttagatcatttttcacgtgacctgcattggtTTAGTAGAGGAAACAGTTACCTTATTCTCTTTCGCGTGACCGCTGTTTTTAGTATAGAAACGTGAATTATATTCGTTCACAAGTCATAATGactggttttgttatttttcactttacatttacacttacagtTTAGTGCAGTGTAATTGTTTTGCTGTGATAATTAAATgccagtgtgataataaatgacaattTAAAACCATACAAACTGTCATGTTGTACTGTATTAATAGaggtttttctttaaaaaaatatgatcTGCCACACAAAAGCTGTCAGTCATGGCTGTCTCCAAGGGGACCGTGGcccttctccaccctcccccacagtTTTGCACTAGGTGACCTGCAAGTCATCTAGAAGTTAGTGTGTCGCTTTGAATGAAATGCCAAATAAAATgtgatgtaaaatgtttttattataacccAAAATCCCAATATTGCACCATGTTACATGTATTAATAATTGACTCTTtgcatataataaataataacacaaagatgatccaaagatccgtatcgaagacccagtcaaaatgaacgaatcatttctgttttctctagctaccagtgctgagcctatgcaggtcacgtgaaaaaatgatctaaagatctgtatcggcagatgaacgaatcgttcacctcccgaccgtgtcttcgggtcaatgtttcgttcatctgccaaccgagtcttcgggtaaatctttcgttcatcgttcattttcacgtgacctgcataggctcagcactggtagcgagtagatcaatgattcgttcatcgttcatcgttcatcgttcatttttcacgtgacctgcataggctcagcactggtaccacttggttggcagaaggatcatttcccacgtgacctgcattcaacgaatcatttctgtttccttggctgagcctatgcaagtcccaatgcgtggccacgagaaaatgaacgaatcttttttgaaaggactcgttactcttgagtccttgtaaggattcgttcaaaatgaacgaatcgttcacgaacgacacatcactacagtgcacaccttctgcgtaggagtaacgggtatctattcaggaaaagtacttgtactcgaagtacactaactaaactaccggtaagtaaattgtagagacagagcagcatattcatttcaccttccatgtttattttgacgttatagcctctcgagcgcaagctacccccagtgccatggcaaccaaacgtctgaacgcttcagtttcccctgtccaggctacaactccagttttcaaatgtatccgcctagggcagcgtttttgaaaagcattgttttcagtgctggaaaacgccgttttaaagtgaggggtgttgtgtattcctacaagactatttaacgggatgctacggagcagttaacctggctattaagtatcctagctatctctagcttagggaaccatcttaacagtttgccattgcctgtgtgtgattaactaatatgtgtgaatatgaacttgtgaacataaacttgtTAACATAAACTTgaaactgcacaggcaccctgggggtaaccatagcaacccagaaactcaatgttcgctgaaaagattaatttccccaaatcagctcaccaataaaagacagtcttgaattcaaagtgatcacaacttttagtgtggacggaagggctaaacggagaaatatttatgagtatctatatttacccgggttagtttgctgtaacctcgtgaaccaaaagctctaattctaattcatcatccatggtggcaggaacacgcaggctctttcttccctattttagcggagcgctaaataacactaatgggcggtgttaggcactgattacgacgaggttctaaataccacggaaatataccgtgcggtatatgcggtttggcaaaagcgcagattaagctgcggtcgcaatgttagtaaatgaggcccagagagaggtagaagtgGACAAAGTGAGAAGTAGAAAGAgcgagacaaacagagagaaagagacaaaaaaagagagaggtaagtGCTTTGTGCTCCGCAgatgaaaggagaagaaagcaaGGGAGTAAAGAGACTTTgtgctggagagagggatatattTATCTGTGGGCGATTGTCATAGTTacacccttatacacacacaaacacaagcacaaacacaaacaattttCTTCAGGAGAGAAGATGATTGTCCTGAAACACGGGACAGAACACcggggaataaataaataaataaataaataaataaacaggaaattgtTAGGAAGTTCTTCGAGGAGTAAGAGTTGTGGTTTCTGTAAATTGTAAACAACGCACTCcatctgaaatacacacacgcaaacacacacacacacacacacacacacacacacccataccagACTACTCTATCCCAAGCCAGAGTAAACTAATAACCAATCACAACAACAACCTCAacagcaaaacatttttttaaaaagtcaaCCCCAATCCAGTGTACGGCTTATCAAACCTCCCGCCTTCGCGACGGCACCTTTTCAATAATTCATCCCGTGATCTATCGGACGAGCACTCGTTCGGTGCGAACCTAGTGATCGTAAAAACCGAAGCGGAGGTGAAGCGAGGAGAAGCGGTACCAGGCACGACAGGGACTGGGACGGGGCGCGGGGCGAGCGTGTTTGTCATTAGCATGTACACGCGCCGGTGGGCCTGAGCCGTGTGCATTATTCACAGCCAGTTTACTTACTGCCTGTCTGCGCTGCATTTTTCATGTGCTCTGGTCATTTTGGGCTCTGTATCAATAATttaaccccccccaccaccctctGCCGTCTTCACcaaccatgcatgcacacacacacacacacacacacacacacacacacacacacacacacacacacacctcttggtTACGTGTGGCAAGAGCCGAAGCACGCTCAATCTCTCGCTGCCACACCCCATGcgctcgctctgtgtgtgtgtgtaagcatatgCTTGAgtagcacacataaacacacacacttctgcaggAGAGGATGTGTTGTGGAATGAATGCACTCAGGTGGAGTGATGTTAACACATGCTGTCCTTGGGAAAAAGAAGCTCTTTTCTGCACAGAGGTGCTGGTTTGCATATGCAcaaaaatagaaacacacacagcaatttcacacacaaacacaaattctaTAACTCTATGCTGGACTCCTCCACAGAGTGCTTGAACCAGACAGGTCGTGGAAAGGTCTTGAGAGTGTATgcgcgagtgtatgtgtgtgtgcgcgcaatgGACTTCAGGTGGTAAGCTTGTCAGACCAATCAATACTGCCTGCGGTAGTGTGAAAGTCAGCATCAATttcgtgcgcacacacacacacacacacacacacacaaactaccactctccttccctctcactcacactctgtgTTCTTCTTGCTTTCTTcattgttgccatggaaatgcACATTCTATCAAGGGACCTAGGAACAGTTTGTCAAAAGACACTCTCTCCTGGACCTATCGCCTGATCtcagattgtgtgtatgtgtgtgtgtgtgtgtgtgtgtgtgtgtgtgcgggcgtgtgtgtgtgttatgtgattaTCTGTCAGAATAGCAGCTGTTTCTCTTTTAAAAGTGCATTCATAGGAAGGGTTGATTTGTGCCAAGGTCAGAGCATAGGTATAGGGTggttgatgaaaaaaaaaaaaagaggaaataatAGAAGCAAAAGCATCTCCTGCAGCAACCCTGACATgtacgcgcgcgcacacgcacgcacacacacgcaccttggaacacacacaccaggccaaaCCTAATTCActtaaattcacacacacacacacacacacacacacacacacacacacacacacagacatagatacacacagagacacacacacacacactcacagacagacacacacagaggcacacacacagagacacacacacacacacacacacacacacagagacacacacacacacagagagacacacacacacacaccacacacacacacacacacacacacacacacacacacacacagagacacacacagagacacacacacagagacacacacacacacagagacacacacacacacacacacacacagagacacacacacacacacagagacacacacacacacacagagacacacacacacacacacacacacacacacagcaaatctCGTCTGCAACCAGGAGGGAAGCAGGTAGAGCCTGAGCCTGACACAGAGAGGTACGAGAGGTGAATGGAacaggggacagagacagagcagggaAGTAGTCAAAGAGGGTGAAGATGAAGGGAtgcagggaggagagatgaTGGCGGCGGGGCGGgcggcggggcggggcgggggcgTTACTTGTAGAGGGGGATGTCGGGCTCCTTGCCCTCGGTGCGGAGCGTCAGGCagcactgctgcagctgggactTGGGGTCGTTCCAGTCCTGGTTGAGGATGAACTCCTGCGGAGAGGAGAACCCACAGATCCCActcaataaataaaacaccGTCAACTCATATCAAACCAGAACTCTGCCGCTCCAAACAGATCTATATGGATCTCTGCTCCCTTTCCCTTACTTCTTCCCTACCTTCCCATATCTTCcccatctgtttctctctggctGAAcgtctcgctctcactctctctcgctctgtctctctcctttccactTTGTCTCCGGGTAGTTGGAACAAATCACAGGCTGTTTAAGATGGGAGTGTGGCGTAGAGACAGGACTCCCAGGTGTgttcagctgacacacacacacacacacacacacacacacacacacacacacagtagtgcgTTCAGCTGGGACGTCTAAAAGCTCTTCCATTAGCACAAATGCAGGCAGCGAAGTCCCGGGCTTCAGCTGTCCGTTCCCGTTCTTCGTCCTCGCAGATTGGCTCGCTTCTGGAAgagactgttctctctctctctctctctcgctctctctctgcatcctccACAGTCCGCTGCCTTTTGcgttcctcttcatctcttcctgTATCTCCGTCTCGCCCCTTGTTTTGTTCCCTCCAGGTGACCTCTGTGactctcctcctcaccatctCCTTCCAGGTTCATGCCTTCTTACCTCACCCCAGTCATtatttcttccctttttctcaCTTGATTTCTgattccctcccccccctctttaatttcattcttcttctctctctctctctccccttttccttATAACCTCCAAGTTCGTTAATAATACTAGACCATGAAATAAGAACATGACCAGATGtcaaacctcctcctcctccctccctgtgtggTATCCACAGGGGGGGGAAATCCCTTCTTTTAACTACATGACCGTAGGGGTCAAGGTAATATGTGAATGTACAGCTAATATataagctgctgtgtgtgtgtgtgtgtgtgtgtgtgtgtgtgtgtgtgtgtgtgtgtgtgtgtgtgtgtgtgtgtccaaactgCGTACATgctctttgcctgtgtgtatgtgccactGCACAGGACTAATACCTACTCACACAGCCAGACAGCAATTAACATGGCATATCATGGTGGTGCAGCTatagagtgctgtgtgtgtgtgtgtgtgtgtgtgtgtgtgtgtgtgtgtgtgtgtggtgtgtgtgtgtgtgtgtgtgtgtgttaaggataAGCTGAAGGAGTGAAACCACAGTTGTAAGTGTGGAACTAGCAGCCTTTGGTTTTCACAGGATGCCTCATTAACAGAATTCAGCAAACTGCTACACACTAGCAAGGACTGGTctgggagtgagagaatgagagagagagagagagagagagattgagagagagtgagagaagagagagagacgagaaaggaaggagaagatGTGATAGagctgggaggtgtgtgtgtgtgtgtgtgtgtgtgtgaagacaaaaCACACCTTAAGTCGAGGGAAGAAGCAGACGTTCATAAAGGTATGGACGTACTCCAAGTCCTTGTCTATGTACAGAGCTGCAATGAAAGCTATTGAGAAGGAGGAAGATG
It contains:
- the LOC116224339 gene encoding ribonuclease 3-like, which encodes MNVCFFPRLKEFILNQDWNDPKSQLQQCCLTLRTEGKEPDIPLYKTLQTVGPSHARTYTVAVYFKGERIGCGKGPSIQQAEMGAAMDALDKYNFPQMAHQKRFIERKYRQELKEMRRERERQERVSDDGEDSKK